The Georgenia sp. TF02-10 genome window below encodes:
- a CDS encoding EamA family transporter has protein sequence MLSLVSAAAVTAGTLLSRRLRGVDVVVFTGWHLLVGGAALAVVAAVAEGPAVIVWTPRFVLALLFLALVGTAATTVAWFAEARRSRLDTLTAWTFLTPVVGIGIGFAVLGERPTGWTAAGLVVVLAATWIVLRRPAPPAPHRPTDPAPAPAADPPVDPHYRSGGAR, from the coding sequence GTGCTGTCGCTGGTGTCCGCCGCGGCGGTCACCGCCGGGACGCTGCTGTCCCGGCGCCTGCGCGGAGTCGATGTCGTGGTGTTCACCGGATGGCACCTGCTCGTCGGCGGGGCCGCCCTGGCGGTGGTGGCTGCGGTGGCGGAGGGACCTGCAGTGATCGTCTGGACCCCACGGTTCGTGCTCGCCCTGCTCTTTCTCGCCCTGGTCGGCACGGCGGCCACCACGGTGGCGTGGTTCGCGGAGGCGCGCCGTTCGCGCCTTGACACACTCACCGCCTGGACGTTCCTCACCCCGGTCGTCGGGATCGGGATCGGTTTTGCGGTGCTCGGCGAACGCCCGACTGGGTGGACCGCCGCGGGTCTGGTCGTGGTCCTGGCCGCCACGTGGATCGTGTTGCGGCGCCCGGCCCCACCAGCGCCACACCGACCGACCGATCCGGCGCCGGCGCCGGCGGCGGACCCTCCGGTTGATCCCCATTACCGATCTGGAGGCGCGCGATGA
- a CDS encoding copper-translocating P-type ATPase has product MFRNRFWVALVLTLPVVFWAEHIQELLGYQAPEFAGSTWIPPVLSTVIFIYGGWIFVQGAWHELRARLPGMMTLIALSISVAFVFSWVVQLGLLDAQPLWWELATLVTIMLLGHWVEMRSIDQAQGALQELAKLLPDLATRITDGGEETVAVAELQDGDVVLVRPGESIPADGVVRRGTSELNEAMITGESRPVKKSEGQDVLAGTINGEGSLRVEVTGTGTNTMLSGIMRLVSEAQGSKSRAQHLADRAAQLLTAVALVAGVLTLIVWQLLGAPIDFSIVRVVTVLVIACPHALGLAVPLVVAISTTLGAQNGLLVRDRRGLEEARLLNVVVFDKTGTLTLGEFRVVNLAVADGVTEEDALRIAAGVEAESQHPIARGIVTTAQDRGIDVPSPEGFRSITGKGVAASVDGAEYHMGGPRLLEAEEAHVPEALRAAAAQASERGQAAIYLLQDGKALGVFVVADAVREESREAISALHERGIEVAMLTGDSWPVANAVAEELQIDTVFAEVLPEDKASKIRELQQEGRKVAMVGDGVNDAPALATADLGIAIGAGTDVAVEAGHIVLVRSDPRDIPRIVTLSRATYRKMMQNLWLAAGYNIVAIPLAAGVLAGWGILLTPALGAVLMSASTIVVSLNAQLLRRVEM; this is encoded by the coding sequence ATGTTCCGCAACCGGTTCTGGGTTGCACTCGTCCTGACACTGCCGGTCGTGTTCTGGGCCGAGCACATTCAAGAGCTGCTTGGCTACCAGGCGCCAGAATTTGCGGGTTCCACCTGGATTCCTCCGGTGCTGAGCACCGTGATCTTCATCTACGGAGGATGGATCTTCGTCCAGGGGGCCTGGCACGAGCTGCGGGCCCGGCTCCCGGGCATGATGACGCTGATCGCCCTGTCCATCAGCGTGGCGTTTGTGTTCTCGTGGGTGGTGCAGCTCGGGCTCCTCGATGCCCAGCCCCTGTGGTGGGAGCTGGCCACCCTGGTGACCATCATGCTCCTCGGGCACTGGGTGGAGATGCGTTCGATCGACCAAGCCCAGGGCGCGCTTCAGGAGTTGGCGAAGCTGCTGCCGGACCTGGCGACGCGCATCACCGACGGCGGCGAGGAGACCGTGGCCGTGGCGGAGTTGCAGGACGGCGACGTGGTGCTCGTGCGACCCGGTGAGAGCATCCCCGCTGACGGGGTCGTGCGACGCGGAACAAGCGAACTCAATGAGGCGATGATCACCGGGGAGTCCCGCCCAGTGAAGAAGAGCGAGGGGCAGGACGTCCTCGCCGGGACGATCAATGGCGAGGGTTCCCTGCGGGTGGAGGTGACCGGGACCGGAACGAACACCATGCTCTCGGGAATCATGCGGCTGGTCTCGGAGGCGCAGGGGTCGAAGTCCCGAGCCCAGCATCTGGCCGACCGTGCCGCTCAGCTGCTCACCGCGGTGGCCCTGGTTGCCGGCGTCTTGACCCTGATCGTGTGGCAACTCCTGGGGGCCCCTATCGACTTCTCCATCGTACGCGTGGTCACGGTGCTCGTGATCGCCTGCCCGCACGCGCTGGGCCTGGCCGTCCCGCTGGTGGTGGCGATCTCGACCACCCTCGGTGCCCAGAACGGGCTGCTGGTGCGCGATCGAAGGGGCCTGGAAGAGGCCCGCCTCTTGAACGTGGTGGTCTTCGACAAGACCGGCACCTTGACCCTGGGTGAGTTTCGCGTCGTGAATCTGGCGGTAGCGGATGGCGTCACGGAGGAGGACGCCCTACGGATCGCTGCCGGTGTCGAGGCGGAATCTCAACACCCCATCGCCCGGGGGATCGTCACCACGGCGCAGGACCGTGGAATCGACGTTCCCTCCCCAGAGGGGTTCCGCTCGATCACCGGCAAGGGCGTTGCGGCGTCGGTGGACGGAGCGGAGTACCACATGGGTGGACCCCGTCTTCTCGAGGCCGAGGAGGCACACGTGCCTGAGGCCCTGCGGGCGGCCGCGGCCCAGGCCTCCGAGCGGGGTCAGGCGGCCATCTACCTCCTTCAAGACGGCAAGGCCCTGGGCGTGTTCGTCGTGGCGGACGCCGTCCGCGAAGAGAGCCGTGAGGCAATCAGCGCGCTCCACGAGCGTGGTATCGAGGTGGCCATGCTCACCGGCGACTCGTGGCCAGTTGCCAACGCGGTGGCTGAGGAGCTGCAGATTGACACCGTGTTCGCCGAGGTGCTGCCCGAGGACAAGGCCTCAAAGATCCGCGAGCTGCAGCAGGAAGGCCGGAAGGTGGCCATGGTGGGCGACGGAGTGAACGACGCTCCGGCGCTGGCCACCGCTGACCTCGGGATCGCCATCGGCGCCGGAACTGACGTCGCCGTGGAAGCCGGTCACATCGTGCTTGTTCGGTCCGATCCCCGCGACATCCCTCGAATCGTCACATTGTCCAGGGCCACGTACCGAAAGATGATGCAGAACCTCTGGCTGGCAGCCGGGTACAACATCGTGGCCATCCCACTGGCAGCAGGGGTACTGGCCGGGTGGGGAATTCTCCTGACGCCAGCGCTGGGTGCGGTACTCATGTCGGCGAGCACCATCGTCGTCTCCCTCAACGCTCAGCTGTTGAGAAGGGTCGAGATGTAG
- a CDS encoding type II glyceraldehyde-3-phosphate dehydrogenase, translating to MNVQVAVNGYGVIGKRVADAVRSMPDMELVGVADVAPDWRIRTAAELGITVYAATETAGTAMREAGVPVAGTLTDLLDQVDVVVDTTPKRVAATNLPTYQAAGVKVVLQGGESHTTTGHSFVAQANYASALGRDMTRVVSCNTTSIVRVLGALQDAGLLARARGVLIRRATDPSESHEGGIMNTMVPEAAIPSHQGPDAKTVLPELDVVTIAAKAAHTQTHNHFWTLQLTRPADREDVLQALRSAPRIAFIRMSDGLTALNTTVELMRDLGRPRGDMWEVALWEDVLSVDGDEAYLTYQVNNEAIVVPETIDAIRALTSTARDAATSIGLTDEVLGMRQEFLAAAGLPSGRTAQG from the coding sequence ATGAACGTTCAGGTTGCCGTCAACGGTTACGGCGTGATTGGCAAACGTGTCGCCGACGCGGTGCGCTCGATGCCGGACATGGAGTTGGTCGGGGTTGCCGATGTGGCCCCCGATTGGCGCATCCGCACGGCCGCCGAACTCGGCATCACGGTGTATGCCGCCACCGAGACGGCTGGCACAGCGATGCGCGAGGCCGGCGTGCCGGTGGCCGGCACCCTGACCGACCTGCTTGACCAGGTCGACGTCGTTGTCGACACCACGCCAAAGCGAGTTGCTGCCACCAACCTGCCCACCTACCAGGCCGCCGGGGTCAAGGTGGTGCTGCAGGGCGGGGAGTCCCACACCACGACGGGGCACTCCTTCGTCGCCCAGGCCAACTACGCCAGCGCGCTGGGCCGGGACATGACCCGGGTGGTCTCCTGCAACACCACCAGCATCGTGCGCGTCCTCGGCGCCCTGCAGGATGCCGGGCTGCTGGCCCGGGCCCGCGGGGTGCTGATCCGCCGGGCCACCGACCCCAGCGAGTCCCACGAGGGCGGGATCATGAACACAATGGTGCCCGAGGCCGCCATCCCCTCCCACCAGGGACCGGACGCCAAGACCGTCCTGCCCGAGTTGGACGTGGTGACCATCGCCGCCAAGGCCGCCCACACCCAGACCCACAACCACTTCTGGACGCTGCAACTGACCCGTCCAGCAGACCGGGAGGACGTCCTCCAGGCCCTGCGGTCGGCACCGCGGATCGCGTTCATCCGCATGTCCGACGGGCTGACGGCGCTCAACACGACCGTGGAACTCATGCGCGACCTAGGCCGGCCCCGCGGGGACATGTGGGAGGTCGCGCTGTGGGAGGACGTCCTCAGCGTCGACGGCGACGAGGCCTACCTGACCTACCAGGTCAACAACGAGGCCATCGTCGTCCCGGAGACCATCGACGCCATCCGCGCCCTGACCAGCACGGCCCGCGACGCCGCCACCTCCATCGGACTGACCGACGAGGTCCTCGGCATGCGGCAGGAGTTCCTGGCCGCTGCAGGTCTGCCGTCGGGCCGGACAGCGCAGGGCTGA
- a CDS encoding metal-sensitive transcriptional regulator, which translates to MTTIQAVRDPKDDVLVRLARIEGQVRGIARMVEQDKYCIDVLTQVSAVNRALQGVALALLEEHMSHCVVDAARTGGPGQDTKLKEASAAIARLVRS; encoded by the coding sequence ATGACAACCATCCAAGCCGTGCGGGACCCGAAAGACGACGTGCTCGTGCGGCTAGCGCGGATCGAGGGTCAGGTCCGTGGCATCGCGCGCATGGTCGAGCAGGACAAGTACTGCATCGACGTCCTCACCCAGGTCTCGGCCGTCAACCGGGCCCTGCAGGGGGTGGCGCTGGCCCTGCTGGAGGAACACATGAGTCACTGCGTGGTCGACGCCGCCCGCACCGGCGGCCCGGGACAGGACACCAAGCTCAAGGAAGCCTCCGCCGCCATCGCCCGCCTGGTGCGCAGCTAG
- a CDS encoding heavy metal translocating P-type ATPase produces MNLNDWLVVGVALAVTVLLGWYFFGPKKSRRAEVADGVQEVTVTVKGGYSPDLIEVQPGVPVRLVFDRQESGECSSRVVFPDFKINQTLPANAQTAVQFLPEVPGEYTFACGMNMLHGRVRVVDRPGPTTMAPTETAVAVADRPRPVTDVPAGPVPGVRVDDGVQVAQVTIRGGYHPDTVRLSAGLPTRLELTRQEQAACSERFVVPALGVDVEVPAFATTTVELPALPEGRHEVTCGMDMLHGAIDVGNHDDRDRDDGRHSGTGDRAARTAPGEDAEARERAAEIKDLRRRVIVGTVLTLPVLLAVMVHEFFAATWVPEALLNSWVQLALITPVFVYTGWPIHKTGWLALSHRTADMNSLITLGTIAAYGYSLVVTFAPGAVPVEAREVYYEAVGVILTLILLGRWLETKAKAGTGEAIRALIGLQPRTARVVRRGEEFEIGLEQVVVGDVVVVRPGEKLPVDGEVAEGSSAVDESMVTGEPIPVTKTVGDTVIGATINQTGAFRYTATKVGADTMLAQIIRLVQEAQGSKAPIQRLVDKVSSYFVPAVIAIAIWTFVVWALVGPAPALVFALVAAVSVLIIACPCALGLATPLSITVGTGKGATHGILIRSAEALETAHKLDTVVLDKTGTITQGAPALTDVLPAEGFSEAELLRLVAAVERSSEHPLASAIVAGATERALDQPAATAFDSVTGQGVRALVEGREVAVGNRRLLEGAGVRVEAAAADRLAADGKTPMFAAIDGRFAGVIGVADTVKDGSAAAVAALQARGIDVVMMTGDNRATAAAIARQVGISRVVAEVMPEHKAAEVQRLQAEGRVVGMVGDGINDAPALAQADVGSAIGTGTDVAIESSDITLISGSLSGLVTAVDLSRATMRNIRQNLVFAFIYNGLGIPIAAGVLYPTLGWMLSPMIAAAAMALSSLSVVTNANRLRAFTPKPIPEVTQVPATDPVVEVGHGPDEENTPEEKENIMSQKSTTVTDPVCGMSFEPSAAASSTEHEGQTYYFCSSHCAQTFTADPAAYTGAGTP; encoded by the coding sequence GTGAATCTCAACGACTGGCTGGTGGTGGGTGTGGCGCTGGCGGTGACGGTGCTACTGGGCTGGTACTTCTTCGGGCCGAAGAAGTCCCGCCGGGCCGAGGTGGCCGATGGTGTCCAGGAAGTGACCGTCACCGTCAAGGGCGGCTACAGCCCGGACCTGATCGAGGTGCAGCCGGGAGTGCCGGTGCGGCTGGTGTTCGACCGCCAGGAGAGCGGCGAGTGCTCCTCGCGGGTGGTCTTCCCCGACTTCAAGATCAATCAGACGCTGCCCGCGAACGCCCAGACGGCGGTGCAGTTCCTACCCGAGGTGCCCGGGGAGTACACCTTCGCCTGCGGGATGAACATGCTGCACGGGCGCGTGCGGGTAGTGGACCGGCCCGGACCTACCACGATGGCCCCGACCGAGACGGCCGTCGCGGTGGCCGACCGACCCCGGCCGGTCACCGACGTGCCGGCCGGGCCAGTGCCCGGCGTCCGGGTCGATGACGGGGTGCAGGTGGCGCAGGTCACGATCCGCGGCGGCTACCACCCCGACACCGTGCGGCTCTCCGCCGGTTTGCCCACCCGGCTGGAGCTGACCCGCCAAGAGCAGGCGGCGTGCTCGGAACGGTTCGTGGTCCCCGCCCTCGGGGTGGACGTGGAGGTGCCCGCCTTCGCAACGACCACTGTCGAGCTGCCGGCCCTGCCGGAGGGCCGCCACGAGGTCACCTGCGGGATGGACATGCTGCACGGGGCCATCGACGTCGGTAACCACGACGACCGGGACCGCGATGATGGCCGGCACAGCGGCACCGGTGACCGCGCTGCGCGCACTGCGCCGGGCGAGGACGCCGAGGCGCGGGAACGGGCCGCGGAGATCAAGGATCTGCGTCGGCGGGTCATCGTCGGCACCGTTTTGACGCTGCCGGTGCTGCTGGCGGTGATGGTCCACGAGTTCTTCGCGGCGACCTGGGTGCCCGAGGCGTTGCTGAACTCGTGGGTGCAGCTGGCGCTGATCACCCCGGTGTTTGTCTATACCGGCTGGCCGATCCACAAGACCGGATGGCTGGCGTTGTCACACCGCACCGCGGACATGAACTCCCTGATCACTCTCGGCACGATCGCGGCCTACGGGTACAGCCTGGTGGTGACCTTCGCCCCCGGCGCGGTACCCGTCGAGGCCCGCGAGGTGTACTACGAGGCGGTCGGGGTGATCCTGACCTTGATCCTGCTGGGCCGCTGGCTGGAGACCAAGGCCAAGGCCGGCACCGGAGAGGCGATCCGGGCCCTCATCGGGCTGCAGCCGCGCACCGCGCGGGTGGTCCGCCGCGGGGAAGAGTTCGAGATCGGGCTCGAGCAGGTCGTCGTCGGCGACGTGGTCGTGGTCCGTCCCGGCGAGAAGCTGCCCGTCGACGGCGAGGTGGCGGAGGGCAGCTCGGCGGTGGATGAGTCGATGGTGACCGGGGAACCGATCCCGGTGACCAAGACGGTCGGGGACACGGTGATCGGGGCCACGATCAACCAGACCGGCGCGTTCCGGTACACCGCCACCAAGGTCGGGGCGGACACGATGCTCGCCCAGATCATCAGACTGGTCCAGGAGGCGCAGGGCTCCAAGGCCCCGATCCAGCGCCTGGTGGACAAGGTGTCCAGCTACTTCGTCCCGGCGGTCATCGCCATCGCGATCTGGACCTTCGTGGTCTGGGCGCTGGTCGGGCCAGCCCCGGCACTGGTGTTCGCCCTGGTCGCGGCCGTGTCGGTGCTCATCATCGCCTGCCCGTGCGCACTCGGGCTGGCCACCCCGTTGTCGATCACCGTCGGCACCGGCAAGGGCGCCACGCACGGCATCCTCATCCGCTCCGCCGAGGCGCTGGAGACCGCGCATAAGCTGGACACGGTGGTGTTGGACAAGACCGGCACGATCACCCAGGGCGCCCCCGCGCTGACCGACGTCCTGCCCGCCGAGGGCTTCAGCGAGGCGGAACTGCTCCGCCTGGTGGCGGCGGTAGAGCGCTCCTCCGAGCACCCGCTGGCCTCGGCGATCGTCGCCGGCGCGACCGAACGCGCCTTGGACCAGCCGGCGGCCACCGCCTTCGACTCGGTCACCGGGCAGGGCGTGCGCGCCCTGGTCGAGGGTCGTGAGGTCGCCGTCGGAAACCGGCGCCTGCTGGAGGGCGCCGGCGTGCGGGTCGAGGCGGCCGCGGCCGACCGTCTCGCGGCGGACGGCAAAACCCCGATGTTCGCGGCGATCGACGGCCGTTTCGCCGGGGTCATCGGCGTGGCCGACACCGTCAAAGACGGCTCCGCGGCTGCCGTGGCCGCGCTGCAGGCCCGCGGCATCGACGTGGTGATGATGACCGGCGACAACCGGGCCACCGCCGCCGCGATCGCCCGCCAGGTCGGCATCAGCCGGGTGGTCGCCGAGGTCATGCCGGAACACAAGGCCGCCGAGGTCCAGCGCCTGCAGGCCGAGGGCCGGGTGGTGGGGATGGTCGGAGACGGCATCAACGACGCTCCCGCCCTGGCCCAGGCCGACGTCGGCTCCGCGATCGGCACCGGCACCGACGTGGCGATCGAATCCTCCGACATCACCCTGATCTCCGGGTCGCTGTCCGGTCTGGTCACCGCGGTGGACTTGTCCCGGGCCACGATGCGCAACATCCGCCAGAACCTGGTCTTTGCCTTTATCTACAACGGCCTGGGCATCCCGATCGCCGCCGGGGTGCTCTACCCGACGCTGGGCTGGATGCTCAGCCCGATGATCGCCGCGGCCGCGATGGCCCTGTCCTCCCTGTCGGTGGTGACCAACGCCAACCGGCTGCGCGCCTTCACCCCCAAGCCGATCCCCGAGGTGACGCAGGTCCCCGCCACCGACCCGGTGGTGGAGGTCGGGCACGGGCCCGACGAAGAGAACACCCCCGAAGAGAAGGAGAACATCATGTCCCAGAAGTCCACGACGGTCACCGATCCCGTCTGCGGGATGAGTTTCGAACCGTCAGCGGCGGCGTCGAGCACCGAACACGAGGGACAGACCTACTACTTCTGCTCCAGCCACTGCGCGCAGACGTTCACTGCCGACCCAGCCGCGTACACCGGAGCGGGGACGCCCTGA
- a CDS encoding heavy-metal-associated domain-containing protein codes for MSTTTYEVEGLTCGACIGEVLRKVLDLAGVDEATMNRTADAYSLTVVGAPAPDIEGVRGALRAGGFTVTVRESEV; via the coding sequence ATGAGCACGACGACGTATGAGGTCGAGGGCCTGACGTGCGGGGCCTGCATCGGCGAGGTGCTCCGGAAGGTCCTCGACCTCGCGGGTGTCGACGAGGCCACGATGAACCGCACCGCGGACGCGTACTCCCTCACCGTGGTCGGCGCCCCTGCCCCGGACATCGAGGGTGTGCGCGGGGCGCTGCGAGCCGGGGGCTTCACCGTGACAGTGCGTGAGTCGGAGGTGTGA
- a CDS encoding fructose bisphosphate aldolase, translated as MDMDQAERLRTGTGFVAALDQSGGSTPKALGLYGIGEDAYTGHQQMFDLVHQMRTRIITSPAFDGDRVIGAILFEDTMDRDIEGVRTAEYLWTVKGIVPFLKIDRGLTAETDGAQLMKPIPDLDALLTRAAASRCFGTKMRSFIRLPGASLTQVVAQQFTLARQILRAGLVPIVEPEVDIHSPRKTEAERQLRTSIRAELDRLGQDQAVILKLTLPEVDDFYQEFVAHPQVVRVLALSGGYTRAQATARLARNHGVIASFSRALTEGLAIDQTDEEFDAVLDGAIESIADASRT; from the coding sequence ATGGACATGGATCAGGCCGAAAGACTCAGGACCGGCACCGGATTCGTGGCAGCCCTGGACCAGAGCGGGGGCAGCACGCCGAAGGCGCTGGGACTGTACGGAATTGGCGAGGACGCCTACACCGGCCACCAGCAGATGTTCGACCTGGTGCACCAGATGCGCACCCGGATCATCACAAGCCCGGCTTTCGACGGCGACCGCGTGATCGGGGCCATCCTTTTCGAGGACACCATGGACCGGGACATCGAGGGAGTCCGGACAGCTGAGTACCTGTGGACGGTCAAGGGCATCGTCCCGTTCCTCAAGATCGATCGGGGCCTGACCGCCGAGACCGACGGCGCCCAACTCATGAAGCCGATCCCCGACCTGGACGCCCTGCTGACCCGCGCCGCGGCGAGCAGATGCTTCGGCACCAAGATGCGCTCGTTCATCCGTCTCCCCGGTGCCAGCCTGACCCAGGTCGTCGCCCAGCAGTTCACCCTCGCCCGGCAGATCCTGCGTGCCGGCCTGGTTCCCATCGTCGAGCCCGAGGTGGACATCCACAGCCCCCGCAAGACCGAGGCGGAAAGGCAGCTCCGCACGAGTATCCGCGCCGAACTGGACCGGCTGGGCCAGGACCAGGCAGTCATCCTGAAGCTGACCCTGCCTGAGGTCGACGACTTCTACCAGGAGTTCGTCGCCCATCCGCAGGTGGTTCGCGTGCTGGCGCTGTCCGGCGGCTACACCCGGGCCCAGGCCACTGCCCGACTGGCTCGAAATCACGGGGTGATCGCCAGCTTTTCCCGCGCGCTGACCGAGGGCCTGGCCATCGACCAGACTGACGAAGAATTCGACGCCGTTCTGGACGGGGCGATCGAATCGATCGCCGACGCATCGCGCACCTGA
- a CDS encoding DUF305 domain-containing protein: protein MTSRLAAGASALALALTLAACGSPQDQGEPTGPGTVTQDPGGTQTSGPAGEGEIDQAHNGADTMFAQMMIVHHEGAIEMADLAVERAASEEVRTLAEGISAAQGPEIEQMTSWLEAWGESTTPMDDMEGHGGMDMDGMSQEEAMAELEGLSGTEFDRRFLELMIAHHEGAVTMAEDELTDGQNPQARELAQKIIDDQQAEIAEMEQLHQTL from the coding sequence ATCACCTCCCGCTTAGCCGCTGGTGCCAGCGCGCTTGCCCTCGCCCTGACCTTGGCCGCCTGCGGCAGTCCGCAGGACCAGGGTGAACCGACCGGGCCCGGCACCGTGACCCAGGACCCGGGTGGGACGCAGACCAGCGGGCCGGCCGGTGAGGGGGAGATCGATCAGGCCCACAATGGCGCCGACACGATGTTCGCGCAGATGATGATCGTCCACCACGAGGGCGCCATCGAGATGGCCGACCTGGCCGTGGAACGGGCCGCCTCGGAGGAGGTCCGGACCTTGGCCGAGGGCATTTCCGCCGCCCAGGGGCCAGAGATCGAGCAGATGACCTCCTGGCTGGAAGCCTGGGGTGAGAGCACCACGCCGATGGACGACATGGAAGGTCACGGCGGCATGGACATGGATGGGATGAGCCAGGAGGAAGCCATGGCCGAACTCGAAGGACTATCCGGGACCGAGTTCGACCGGCGGTTTCTGGAGTTGATGATCGCCCACCACGAGGGCGCCGTAACCATGGCCGAGGACGAACTCACCGACGGGCAGAACCCCCAGGCGCGCGAACTCGCACAGAAGATCATCGACGACCAGCAGGCCGAGATCGCCGAGATGGAGCAGCTGCACCAGACCCTGTGA
- a CDS encoding DUF2933 domain-containing protein has protein sequence MHTNHRSHLLSLLGIAALVVLALLAAGRSLGEALPLAALLACPLMMIGMMFMGHGAHGHPHRGADAPPPAEHPSADRSPGGGSEAVRR, from the coding sequence ATGCACACCAACCACCGTTCGCACCTGCTCAGCCTACTAGGGATCGCTGCGCTGGTCGTGTTGGCCCTGCTCGCCGCAGGCCGCTCGCTCGGTGAAGCGCTTCCACTGGCTGCCCTGCTCGCCTGCCCGCTGATGATGATCGGCATGATGTTCATGGGCCACGGCGCCCATGGTCACCCGCACCGGGGCGCCGATGCCCCACCGCCGGCCGAGCATCCCTCGGCAGACCGCTCACCCGGCGGCGGTAGCGAAGCCGTCCGCCGGTAG
- a CDS encoding cell wall metabolism sensor histidine kinase WalK yields MTRLSGLAARLLAATAVVVFVGWATAWVVVAAVGPAIFHDHMIQGQASEPGVVQHAGEAFQSASALSLAGALLAALVASVVVSLFLARRVNGSLVAATDAAHRVAAGDHSARVPRVGLGREFDDLAEAFNTMATDLAEVETTRTRMLGDLAHEMRTPLATLDGYLEAILDGVRGADEETITLLRDQVARLSRLGEDIALVTTAEEGGLTMHRREVTVTALLAAAHAEAQARYLERGVRLERAVSAAAAQARVDADPDRLAQVLTNLLDNALRHTPAGGRVELSAERQGPAVLLRVADDGEGITAEHLPRLFDRFYRADTARDRAHGGSGIGLAVVDAIVRAHGGTVNATSAGPGQGATFTVTLPADGFATAAG; encoded by the coding sequence ATGACACGGCTGTCGGGACTGGCTGCGCGCCTGCTCGCAGCCACGGCGGTTGTCGTGTTCGTGGGCTGGGCGACCGCCTGGGTGGTCGTGGCCGCCGTCGGCCCCGCCATCTTCCATGACCACATGATCCAGGGCCAGGCAAGTGAGCCCGGCGTGGTCCAACACGCCGGGGAGGCCTTCCAGTCCGCCTCGGCACTCTCCTTGGCCGGGGCGTTGCTCGCCGCCCTAGTCGCCTCTGTCGTGGTGAGCCTGTTCCTGGCTCGGCGGGTCAACGGCTCTCTGGTGGCGGCCACCGACGCCGCCCACCGCGTGGCAGCCGGCGATCATTCCGCTCGCGTGCCCCGGGTAGGGCTGGGCCGGGAGTTCGACGACCTGGCCGAGGCGTTCAACACCATGGCGACGGACCTGGCGGAGGTCGAGACAACCCGCACCCGGATGCTGGGGGACCTCGCTCACGAGATGCGCACCCCGCTGGCCACCCTCGACGGTTACCTCGAAGCCATCCTGGACGGGGTGCGCGGCGCCGACGAAGAGACGATCACGCTGCTGCGGGACCAGGTCGCCCGCTTGTCCCGGCTCGGGGAAGACATCGCGCTGGTGACCACGGCAGAGGAGGGCGGGCTGACGATGCACCGCCGGGAGGTCACCGTCACCGCCCTGCTCGCCGCGGCGCACGCCGAGGCGCAGGCGCGCTACCTGGAGCGTGGCGTCCGCCTGGAACGGGCGGTCTCGGCCGCAGCGGCACAAGCCCGGGTGGACGCCGACCCCGACCGGCTCGCGCAGGTGCTGACCAACCTGTTGGACAACGCCTTGCGGCACACCCCGGCTGGCGGACGAGTGGAGCTGAGCGCGGAACGACAGGGGCCGGCGGTCCTGCTCCGGGTGGCCGACGACGGAGAGGGCATCACGGCTGAACACCTCCCCCGCCTGTTCGACCGGTTCTACCGGGCCGACACGGCCCGGGACCGCGCCCACGGCGGGTCCGGGATCGGGCTCGCGGTCGTCGACGCCATCGTCCGCGCCCACGGCGGAACAGTCAACGCCACCAGCGCGGGACCAGGCCAGGGCGCCACGTTCACCGTGACGCTACCGGCGGACGGCTTCGCTACCGCCGCCGGGTGA